A single region of the Paenibacillus sp. genome encodes:
- the cysW gene encoding sulfate ABC transporter permease subunit CysW, protein MGGYVSNAGGGVSLEARPPHLTEPKFVRWLLIGIALLFLAVVLVLPLIVVIAESLAKGFEVYLQSIVDEDARSAVRLTLTTAAIAVPLNTAFGVAAAWAITKFQFKGKQLLVTLIDLPFAVSPVISGLVFVLLFGAQGLLGPWLAAHDVKIIFALPGIVLATMFVTFPFVARELIPVMQAQGSGEEEAAASMGASGWRIFWNITLPNIKWGLLYGIILCNARAMGEFGAVSVVSGHIRGQTNTLPLHIEILYNEYQFTASFAASSLLVLLALATLLAKSALEWKHRRELERGNKGDESHAH, encoded by the coding sequence ATGGGCGGATACGTATCTAACGCCGGCGGCGGCGTCTCGCTGGAGGCGCGGCCGCCGCACTTGACGGAGCCTAAATTCGTGCGATGGCTCTTGATCGGGATCGCGCTGCTGTTTTTGGCCGTCGTGCTGGTGCTTCCCCTGATCGTCGTCATCGCGGAATCGCTCGCGAAAGGGTTCGAGGTGTACCTCCAATCGATCGTCGACGAGGACGCGCGCTCGGCCGTTCGGCTGACGCTGACGACGGCGGCGATCGCCGTGCCGCTGAACACCGCGTTCGGCGTGGCGGCCGCCTGGGCGATCACGAAATTTCAATTCAAAGGCAAGCAGCTGCTCGTCACGCTGATCGATTTGCCGTTCGCGGTGTCGCCCGTCATATCCGGTCTCGTGTTCGTGCTGCTCTTCGGCGCGCAAGGGCTGCTCGGGCCGTGGCTTGCGGCGCACGACGTGAAAATCATCTTCGCCTTGCCCGGCATCGTGCTGGCGACGATGTTCGTCACGTTCCCGTTCGTCGCGCGGGAGCTGATCCCCGTCATGCAGGCGCAGGGAAGCGGCGAAGAGGAGGCCGCCGCCAGCATGGGCGCGAGCGGGTGGCGCATCTTTTGGAACATTACGCTCCCGAATATCAAATGGGGCTTGTTATACGGCATTATTTTGTGCAACGCCCGCGCGATGGGCGAGTTCGGCGCCGTCTCCGTCGTCTCCGGCCATATTCGGGGGCAGACGAACACGCTGCCGCTCCATATCGAAATTTTGTACAACGAATATCAGTTTACGGCTTCCTTCGCGGCGTCGTCGCTGCTCGTGCTGCTCGCGCTCGCCACGCTTCTAGCGAAGAGCGCGTTGGAATGGAAGCATCGGCGGGAACTCGAGAGAGGAAACAAGGGGGACGAATCGCATGCACATTAA
- the cysT gene encoding sulfate ABC transporter permease subunit CysT, protein MKNNLVQKSILPGFGMTMGITVIYLSVIVLIPLSAVALKAASAGWAGLWETITDARVLASFRVTLGASFAAAAVNVVFGFLVAWVLTRYTFPGKRFVDGLIDLPFALPTAVAGIALTAIYSQNGWIGRWLEPYGIKIAFTPLGITTALIFIGLPFVVRTVQPVLLELDGAVEEAAASLGAKRWTTFRKVLFPELLPPLITGFALAFSRAIGEYGSVVFISGNMPMKTEIVPLLIMTKLEQYDYAGATAIALLMLVVSFVLLLLINFLQWRSHRRFTSS, encoded by the coding sequence TTGAAAAATAATCTCGTGCAAAAAAGCATTTTACCCGGCTTCGGGATGACGATGGGTATTACGGTAATATATCTCAGCGTGATCGTTTTGATTCCCCTGTCCGCCGTAGCGCTGAAAGCGGCGAGCGCCGGCTGGGCGGGGCTGTGGGAGACGATCACCGACGCGAGGGTGCTGGCGTCGTTCCGCGTCACGCTCGGCGCCTCGTTCGCCGCGGCCGCCGTCAACGTCGTCTTCGGCTTCTTGGTCGCCTGGGTGCTGACGCGGTACACGTTCCCCGGCAAGCGGTTCGTCGACGGTCTGATCGACTTGCCGTTCGCCCTGCCGACCGCCGTCGCCGGCATCGCGCTGACCGCGATTTATTCGCAGAACGGCTGGATCGGCCGCTGGCTGGAGCCGTACGGCATTAAAATCGCGTTCACGCCGCTCGGCATCACGACCGCGCTTATCTTCATCGGGCTGCCGTTCGTCGTCCGGACCGTCCAGCCGGTGCTGCTGGAGCTGGACGGCGCGGTCGAGGAGGCGGCGGCGAGCCTTGGCGCGAAGCGGTGGACGACGTTCCGCAAGGTGCTGTTCCCCGAGCTGCTGCCGCCGCTCATTACCGGCTTCGCGCTCGCTTTCTCGCGAGCGATCGGCGAATACGGCTCCGTCGTGTTCATCTCCGGCAACATGCCGATGAAGACGGAAATCGTGCCGCTGCTCATCATGACGAAGCTGGAGCAATACGACTACGCTGGCGCGACGGCGATCGCGCTGCTCATGCTGGTCGTCTCGTTCGTGCTGCTGCTGCTCATCAACTTCCTGCAGTGGCGCAGCCACCGCCGGTTTACATCCAGTTAG
- a CDS encoding YezD family protein, whose amino-acid sequence MSKTNGIDAAWLRRIAESLSGIKYGSVHITIHDGKIVQIERTEKRRFDNPARPTGGEGTLEK is encoded by the coding sequence TTGAGCAAAACGAACGGGATCGATGCGGCGTGGCTGCGGCGCATCGCGGAAAGCTTATCCGGAATCAAATACGGCAGCGTCCACATTACGATACACGACGGAAAAATCGTGCAAATCGAACGAACGGAAAAACGCCGATTCGACAATCCCGCCAGACCGACTGGAGGAGAAGGGACTCTTGAAAAATAA